In Candidatus Bathyarchaeia archaeon, the following are encoded in one genomic region:
- a CDS encoding integrase — protein MHQQFKQRLLDHGVKILRQDSFTSFLRILNTNSNGNEVLEWVSEVRPILSDRENTFLKFCLYSGLRKQEAVTSFNRIIELNNKKLLNGYYDKNLNCLLHFKYPKDFIRRTKNCFISFIPEELIKQICNCQPVSYNAIRKKLERKNVRMRINELRDYFGTYMLQHGILEAEINLLQGRILTSIFIKHYWSPKLTELRDRTFKALTELEQTISN, from the coding sequence ATGCATCAGCAATTTAAACAAAGATTACTTGATCATGGAGTTAAAATACTTAGACAAGATAGTTTTACTTCATTCCTTAGAATTCTAAACACTAACAGTAATGGTAATGAAGTTCTGGAATGGGTAAGTGAAGTTCGACCTATCCTTAGTGATAGAGAAAACACATTCCTAAAATTTTGTCTATACTCGGGATTACGAAAACAAGAGGCTGTCACAAGCTTCAATAGAATAATAGAACTAAACAACAAAAAATTATTGAACGGATACTATGACAAAAACCTAAACTGCTTGCTACACTTCAAGTATCCCAAAGACTTTATCCGTAGAACCAAGAATTGCTTTATTTCATTCATTCCAGAGGAACTAATCAAACAAATATGTAATTGTCAACCAGTAAGCTATAATGCTATTCGTAAAAAGCTAGAACGTAAGAATGTCAGAATGAGAATAAACGAGCTGAGAGATTATTTTGGGACCTACATGTTGCAGCATGGAATCTTAGAAGCAGAAATTAACCTATTACAAGGCAGAATACTAACATCAATATTCATTAAACACTACTGGAGCCCAAAACTAACAGAGCTCAGAGACCGAACATTCAAAGCATTAACAGAACTCGAACAAACAATAAGCAACTAA
- a CDS encoding sodium-translocating pyrophosphatase, with protein sequence MEWFLITPLAGLASVALAAYLYRYVSNQESGTEKMEAIASAIKEGAKAYLRRQNLTLTIFVLAMATVLGILFGITQSTFHGASIAIAYLFGSLCTAIASYAGMMAAVKANVKTANAAKSGLKKAFPVAFFGGAVMGLATVGLALLGISLLFYIYHVVLGWTEGEAANIVLGFSFGASALALFAKAGGGIYTKTADISADLVGKVELGIPEDDPRNPAVIADNVGDNVGDVAGMGADLIDSYIASVIAAVIIGAEIGGGIFATLPLLIAAVGVFASIVGALFVKVTVANNPGAALNRGTFSTCLFFAIFLLIITYFSGLSGNMWLGVFLPTLAGLIAGMIIGITTDYFTSIDRAPTQKVASASTSGAAINILTGFSYGIMSIVPPVIGICAATLASWYLASAFGVEPFYGIAVSALGMLSIVGMIISADAYGPISDNAKGIAEQSGLGEEVIEVADKLDAAGNTSKAITKGFAIGAAALTVLALFHGYLTLVDIPTLDLMKPEVVVGIFTGAMMPPLLSAMLILAVGKNAGRMVEEIRRQFKEIPGLMEGKAKPDYAKCVDIATKGALKELILPCALAIIAPIVVVLILGKEALAGFLAGSIITGIIFALLMANSGGAWDNAKKYIEAGAFGGKGSEAHKAAVTGDTVGDPFKDTAGPSLNTMITVMSLVASVFAPLILLLIH encoded by the coding sequence ATGGAATGGTTCCTTATAACTCCATTAGCTGGATTGGCTTCTGTTGCTCTTGCGGCTTATCTTTACCGTTATGTTAGCAACCAAGAAAGTGGCACAGAAAAGATGGAGGCAATAGCTAGCGCAATAAAAGAAGGAGCAAAGGCATACTTAAGAAGACAAAACTTGACTCTCACAATATTTGTTTTGGCCATGGCGACAGTGCTTGGAATACTTTTCGGCATAACCCAAAGCACATTTCATGGAGCAAGCATTGCAATAGCGTACTTGTTTGGCTCCTTATGCACAGCAATAGCCTCTTACGCTGGAATGATGGCAGCAGTCAAAGCAAACGTGAAAACAGCAAACGCCGCAAAATCCGGCTTGAAAAAAGCTTTTCCAGTGGCATTTTTCGGAGGCGCAGTAATGGGTCTAGCGACAGTAGGTTTAGCTCTCCTCGGAATAAGCCTACTATTTTACATTTACCATGTAGTTCTAGGCTGGACTGAAGGAGAAGCCGCAAACATCGTATTAGGCTTCAGTTTCGGAGCCAGCGCGCTGGCACTTTTTGCAAAAGCAGGAGGCGGCATCTACACAAAAACAGCAGACATAAGCGCCGACCTTGTGGGAAAAGTGGAATTAGGGATTCCCGAAGATGACCCAAGAAATCCAGCTGTAATTGCAGACAACGTTGGCGACAACGTCGGTGACGTCGCGGGCATGGGTGCAGATTTGATCGACTCCTATATTGCAAGCGTTATCGCAGCAGTAATTATTGGCGCTGAAATTGGAGGCGGAATCTTTGCAACACTTCCACTTTTGATAGCAGCCGTAGGAGTTTTCGCGTCGATAGTTGGAGCCCTTTTTGTGAAAGTTACTGTGGCTAACAATCCAGGAGCTGCATTGAACAGAGGAACTTTCTCAACATGCTTATTCTTTGCAATCTTCCTTCTGATTATTACGTATTTTTCAGGGTTAAGCGGAAATATGTGGCTTGGCGTTTTTCTTCCAACATTAGCTGGATTAATAGCAGGAATGATAATTGGAATCACAACGGATTACTTCACTTCAATCGACAGAGCACCAACACAGAAAGTCGCTTCTGCTTCCACCAGCGGAGCAGCAATAAACATACTGACGGGATTTTCTTACGGAATAATGAGCATCGTCCCGCCGGTGATCGGCATCTGCGCCGCAACTTTAGCTTCATGGTATCTCGCAAGCGCTTTTGGAGTCGAACCCTTCTACGGAATCGCTGTCTCAGCTCTTGGAATGCTTTCAATTGTCGGAATGATAATATCCGCTGACGCTTACGGACCAATTTCTGACAACGCAAAAGGCATAGCTGAACAATCAGGGTTAGGCGAAGAAGTTATAGAAGTTGCTGACAAGCTTGACGCTGCAGGCAATACGTCAAAAGCAATAACGAAGGGTTTCGCAATAGGAGCTGCAGCCTTAACGGTTCTCGCGCTTTTCCATGGTTACCTAACACTTGTAGATATTCCAACATTAGATTTAATGAAACCAGAAGTGGTTGTAGGCATTTTCACTGGAGCAATGATGCCGCCTTTGCTTTCGGCAATGCTAATCTTAGCCGTTGGAAAAAATGCTGGAAGAATGGTTGAAGAAATTCGACGCCAATTTAAGGAAATTCCAGGACTTATGGAAGGAAAAGCAAAACCAGACTATGCCAAATGCGTTGACATCGCCACTAAAGGCGCCTTGAAAGAGCTCATACTGCCTTGCGCTTTAGCAATAATAGCCCCGATAGTAGTTGTGTTAATTTTGGGAAAAGAAGCACTTGCGGGATTCTTGGCTGGAAGCATCATTACAGGAATAATATTCGCTTTGCTCATGGCAAATTCTGGCGGAGCATGGGACAACGCCAAAAAATACATTGAAGCTGGAGCTTTCGGTGGGAAAGGCTCAGAAGCCCACAAAGCGGCAGTCACAGGCGACACGGTTGGCGACCCCTTTAAAGATACAGCTGGGCCTTCATTAAATACAATGATTACAGTGATGTCCCTGGTCGCATCAGTTTTCGCTCCCTTAATCTTACTATTGATACATTAG
- a CDS encoding cation-translocating P-type ATPase — MDEAMRLLNVNREGLTSQEAQERLKKYGYNELKEKKRKTALQMFLSEFKDIFILLLIAAAIFSAIVGYYELQRPLMPGELPKEPLEEYADSIVIAIIVVLVAVAGFVQEYRAEKALEALKKLAAPKARVLRQDKEMIIPAREVVPGDILVLEAGDLVPADARLIESIEMKADEAILTGESTPVNKDATAVLTPDTPVGERRNMVFTATHIIYGRGKAVVTATGMQTEFGKIAELVQEAEEEETPLQRKLDNFAKKIAKVVVAVCALIFALEAFEVASIAWHGSGPVQLEGFIGAFMSSISLAVSAVPEGLPAIVTISLALGAREFAKRNAIIRKLSAAEGLGAVTVICSDKTGTLTKGEMTVRRLYVHDRFVEVSGVGYEPKGEFQQENKPVDPTNDVEISTLLKIGALCNNAQLSQNDNGLWTIVGDPTEGSLIVTSTKAGFTQKTLTEQYPRISEIPFTSERKRMTTVHLTPEKEKVAFMKGAPEIVLEKCSYILEDSEEKKLTAAKRKKILEVNEEMASSALRVLAMAYKRLPAELNEFNEKTIEEGLVFVGLEGMIDPPREEAIEANKKCERAGIKTVMITGDHKLTAVAVAKEIGMMKEDSIVLTGAELDAMSDQDFEKIVENVAVYARVSPEHKLKIVKALKAKGHIVAMTGDGVNDAPAVKAADIGVSMGISGTDVTREASDLVLTDDNFATIVKAVEQGRVIYDNIRKYARFLIACNFDELLVIGSFAILGGIFSPEQFPLPLLPAMILWINLVTDGAPAVALATDPPDVDVMDRKPRKPEEGILHGMGRFVIASFILQATGTILVFCLEYYVWPAHGFGTEETLREARTTAFVQAAMFELFVVWNCRSETRSVWRMGKDAFKNKFFVIAEIVSIAATIGITYIPITAKMFGLSPLSPTDLAYVIGVASWGLFILPEFLMNKKIWKWK, encoded by the coding sequence ATCGATGAAGCTATGCGTCTTCTAAATGTGAACCGTGAAGGCTTAACTTCTCAAGAAGCGCAGGAAAGACTGAAAAAATATGGATACAACGAACTGAAGGAGAAGAAAAGAAAAACTGCGCTTCAAATGTTTTTGAGTGAGTTTAAAGACATATTCATATTACTTCTTATAGCTGCGGCAATTTTCTCTGCGATAGTCGGCTATTACGAGTTGCAACGACCTTTAATGCCCGGCGAATTACCTAAGGAACCTCTTGAAGAGTATGCCGACTCAATTGTTATAGCCATAATAGTAGTCTTGGTTGCTGTAGCTGGCTTTGTTCAAGAATATCGAGCAGAAAAAGCGTTAGAAGCATTGAAAAAACTTGCAGCACCTAAAGCTCGCGTACTACGTCAAGATAAAGAGATGATTATTCCAGCACGCGAGGTTGTTCCCGGAGACATTTTGGTTTTGGAAGCAGGAGACTTGGTGCCAGCTGACGCTAGGTTAATAGAAAGCATTGAAATGAAAGCCGACGAGGCAATTTTAACTGGAGAATCAACACCCGTAAATAAAGATGCAACAGCCGTGTTAACGCCTGACACACCAGTTGGCGAAAGACGTAACATGGTTTTCACAGCCACACACATCATTTATGGAAGAGGCAAAGCGGTGGTTACAGCCACTGGAATGCAAACTGAATTTGGAAAGATTGCAGAGCTTGTTCAAGAAGCTGAGGAAGAAGAAACTCCGCTGCAAAGAAAACTTGACAATTTTGCGAAAAAAATCGCAAAAGTAGTCGTCGCTGTTTGTGCGTTAATTTTTGCTTTAGAAGCTTTTGAGGTAGCCTCTATCGCGTGGCATGGCAGCGGACCAGTACAACTTGAAGGCTTTATTGGAGCGTTTATGTCGTCAATTTCGCTCGCAGTTTCTGCAGTGCCGGAAGGATTACCGGCTATAGTGACTATAAGCCTCGCTCTTGGCGCAAGAGAATTTGCTAAGCGCAACGCTATAATTAGGAAACTCTCCGCGGCAGAAGGTTTAGGCGCAGTTACAGTCATCTGCTCAGACAAAACTGGAACCCTAACCAAGGGAGAGATGACTGTTCGAAGATTGTATGTGCACGACAGATTTGTTGAAGTTTCGGGTGTTGGTTACGAGCCGAAAGGCGAATTTCAACAAGAAAACAAACCCGTTGACCCCACAAATGATGTGGAAATTTCAACGCTTCTAAAGATAGGCGCGTTATGCAATAACGCGCAACTTTCGCAGAATGATAACGGATTATGGACGATTGTAGGTGACCCAACAGAAGGCTCCCTAATTGTCACTTCCACAAAAGCGGGCTTCACCCAAAAAACATTGACAGAACAGTATCCACGCATAAGCGAGATTCCCTTCACTTCAGAAAGAAAACGCATGACAACCGTCCACTTAACGCCGGAAAAAGAGAAAGTTGCATTTATGAAAGGTGCTCCCGAAATAGTTCTTGAAAAATGCAGTTACATTCTTGAAGACAGTGAAGAAAAGAAATTAACCGCAGCTAAGCGGAAGAAAATTTTAGAAGTAAATGAGGAAATGGCAAGCTCAGCATTACGTGTCTTAGCCATGGCATACAAGCGACTACCCGCTGAGCTTAATGAGTTTAACGAGAAGACAATTGAAGAAGGCTTGGTTTTCGTTGGTTTAGAAGGAATGATTGACCCACCGCGCGAAGAAGCAATCGAAGCCAACAAGAAATGCGAAAGAGCCGGAATAAAGACTGTAATGATAACTGGTGACCACAAACTCACGGCTGTAGCGGTAGCGAAAGAAATCGGAATGATGAAAGAAGATAGTATAGTTCTCACTGGTGCAGAGTTAGATGCTATGAGCGACCAAGATTTCGAAAAAATCGTAGAAAACGTTGCCGTGTACGCGAGAGTTTCGCCAGAGCATAAGTTGAAAATTGTGAAAGCCTTGAAGGCTAAAGGACACATTGTAGCGATGACTGGCGACGGCGTCAACGACGCACCAGCAGTTAAAGCTGCAGACATAGGCGTTTCAATGGGCATATCGGGCACTGATGTTACCCGTGAAGCCTCAGACCTTGTGCTTACAGACGACAACTTCGCAACTATAGTGAAAGCTGTTGAGCAGGGAAGGGTAATCTATGATAACATTCGCAAATACGCGCGATTCTTAATCGCCTGCAACTTTGACGAATTACTTGTCATCGGGTCATTCGCTATTTTAGGAGGCATATTCAGCCCTGAACAGTTTCCGTTGCCTCTGCTTCCGGCAATGATTTTGTGGATAAACCTTGTCACCGACGGCGCACCAGCAGTAGCGCTAGCCACAGACCCACCAGATGTGGATGTTATGGACCGAAAGCCTCGCAAGCCAGAAGAAGGAATATTGCATGGAATGGGTCGCTTTGTTATAGCGTCGTTCATACTGCAAGCTACTGGAACAATTCTAGTTTTTTGTCTCGAATATTACGTGTGGCCAGCTCACGGATTTGGAACAGAAGAAACTCTGCGAGAAGCGAGAACAACGGCTTTCGTGCAAGCTGCGATGTTCGAGTTGTTTGTTGTTTGGAACTGCCGCTCTGAAACTCGAAGTGTGTGGAGGATGGGGAAAGATGCGTTCAAGAACAAGTTCTTTGTGATAGCCGAAATTGTCTCAATAGCTGCTACTATAGGCATAACTTACATTCCGATAACAGCGAAAATGTTTGGGTTATCACCACTAAGCCCAACAGATCTAGCCTACGTAATAGGAGTAGCCAGTTGGGGACTCTTCATCCTTCCAGAATTCTTAATGAACAAAAAAATCTGGAAATGGAAATAA
- a CDS encoding acetate uptake transporter, whose amino-acid sequence MNEKSANPAPLGLLGFGMTTVLLNFVHNARLGPIDSMILGMGIFYGGLAQIIAGILEYKKGNTFGTTAFTSYGLFWLSFVTLNWLGTTSVATRGIWPFTSYAPYLSGYNTPWFVSQEAFMAYFLMWGIFTFVMFFGTLKTNRALQFVFMSLAILFFLLAAKSAVLAYTTISPTDPQIELFTRIIGAEGIICGFSAVYLALAEVLNEAHGKTVLPICPVTQ is encoded by the coding sequence ATGAACGAAAAATCAGCAAACCCAGCACCACTCGGACTATTAGGCTTCGGAATGACAACCGTTCTCCTAAACTTCGTCCACAATGCCCGCTTAGGCCCAATCGACAGCATGATTCTTGGAATGGGCATATTCTACGGCGGTTTAGCGCAGATTATTGCGGGTATATTAGAATATAAAAAGGGCAACACGTTTGGAACAACAGCATTCACATCCTACGGACTCTTTTGGCTATCTTTCGTAACTCTAAACTGGCTAGGAACGACAAGCGTAGCCACCAGAGGAATCTGGCCATTCACATCCTACGCTCCATACTTGTCAGGTTACAATACACCTTGGTTCGTTAGCCAAGAAGCGTTTATGGCTTATTTCCTAATGTGGGGAATATTCACGTTCGTGATGTTCTTTGGCACTCTGAAAACCAACCGTGCCCTACAATTTGTCTTCATGAGCCTTGCAATACTCTTCTTTCTACTCGCAGCGAAATCAGCAGTCCTCGCTTACACAACAATATCGCCCACAGACCCACAAATAGAACTGTTCACCCGTATAATCGGAGCTGAAGGTATCATTTGCGGCTTCAGTGCAGTTTATCTAGCATTGGCAGAAGTATTAAACGAAGCACATGGAAAAACAGTATTACCAATTTGTCCAGTAACTCAATAA
- the acs gene encoding acetate--CoA ligase: MSKESIEVYKEFEADIIPPSWKDRVWNKKDFKEWYENTVKDKKAKEEWWEKWANEIFWFKKWNKVLDDSNPPFYRWFVGGETNLAYLATDWQLAQGRKNKLALIWEGEPWDDALQQSKEVRKFTYYDIHRISNVISYALKEKLKVKKGEILTFYLPMIPELPFYMLAAQRLGAKHSIVYSGFSADALATRAIDGGARIIVTADGFYRRGRIISLKPIVDEAVKICAQNGCKIEKVIVVKRTGQDIPWNNDVDVWHHEFIKDVPQNVNIPVEKCGSEDFSYILYTSGTTAAPKGAQHSIGGYAVALYTTMKLIFDVREDDIYWCTADIGWVTGHSYIVYGPLMAGLTSVMYEGAPDCPGPDRWWNIIQRYGVTIFYTTPTAIRMLMKFPEELVRKYDLSTVRICHSVGEPINPEAFKWYYKNIGREDIVASSTWWMTETGQMLTGHFPGLGKIFPLKPGTNGYPIPGVTMEVLDDDGNPCKPGVRGYLAITSPWPGMLMTLYKNPQRYIDVYWSRFKGKMYFYTGDFAIKDQDGYIWVLGRADDVLKVAGHRIGTAEIESAMIKHPAVAESACVGKEDPVKGQTPFIFTVLKQGYSPSQELANELKMHLRSTIGPLVASDTTIAFVDSVPKTRSGKIMRRLLKAIIAGATLGDVSTLEDGVAVEEAKKAYESVKAALERK, encoded by the coding sequence ATGTCCAAAGAATCAATAGAAGTTTACAAAGAATTCGAAGCTGACATAATCCCACCCAGTTGGAAAGACAGAGTCTGGAACAAAAAGGACTTCAAAGAATGGTACGAAAACACAGTAAAAGACAAAAAGGCAAAGGAAGAATGGTGGGAAAAATGGGCAAACGAGATTTTCTGGTTCAAAAAGTGGAACAAAGTATTAGACGATAGCAACCCGCCATTCTATAGGTGGTTTGTCGGCGGCGAAACTAATCTGGCGTACTTAGCCACAGACTGGCAACTAGCACAGGGCAGAAAAAACAAGTTAGCTCTGATATGGGAAGGAGAGCCATGGGACGACGCATTGCAGCAGTCAAAGGAAGTTAGAAAATTCACATATTATGATATTCACAGAATATCAAACGTTATTAGCTACGCTTTGAAGGAGAAATTAAAGGTCAAAAAGGGAGAAATTCTCACATTCTATCTTCCGATGATTCCAGAACTCCCATTCTACATGCTCGCCGCACAAAGATTAGGAGCAAAACACAGCATAGTTTACAGTGGATTCAGCGCAGACGCACTAGCCACTAGAGCAATAGACGGTGGCGCCAGAATCATAGTTACGGCAGACGGGTTCTATAGAAGAGGACGAATAATAAGCTTGAAACCCATCGTCGACGAAGCCGTAAAAATATGCGCACAAAACGGATGCAAAATCGAAAAAGTCATCGTAGTCAAAAGAACAGGACAAGACATTCCATGGAATAATGACGTTGACGTTTGGCATCACGAATTCATCAAAGATGTGCCACAGAATGTAAACATTCCAGTCGAAAAATGCGGCTCAGAAGATTTCTCCTATATACTCTACACATCAGGCACGACCGCCGCTCCAAAAGGAGCGCAACATTCTATAGGTGGCTATGCAGTCGCTCTGTACACTACGATGAAGCTCATATTCGATGTGCGCGAAGATGACATTTACTGGTGCACAGCGGACATCGGATGGGTTACCGGCCATTCATACATTGTTTATGGACCACTCATGGCGGGTTTGACATCAGTAATGTATGAAGGAGCCCCAGACTGTCCGGGACCAGACAGATGGTGGAACATAATCCAGCGATATGGCGTAACAATCTTCTACACTACGCCAACAGCGATCAGAATGCTAATGAAATTCCCAGAAGAGCTTGTCAGAAAATACGATTTATCAACAGTAAGAATCTGCCATTCCGTTGGTGAACCAATCAACCCAGAAGCATTCAAATGGTATTACAAAAACATCGGCAGAGAAGACATAGTCGCATCAAGCACATGGTGGATGACAGAAACAGGACAAATGCTCACAGGACACTTCCCTGGGTTAGGAAAAATATTCCCACTCAAACCGGGAACAAACGGCTATCCCATACCAGGAGTTACAATGGAAGTTCTCGACGACGACGGAAATCCATGCAAACCCGGAGTGAGAGGATATTTAGCCATAACTTCACCATGGCCAGGAATGCTCATGACACTTTACAAAAACCCACAGAGATACATAGACGTTTATTGGTCAAGATTCAAGGGTAAAATGTACTTCTACACTGGAGACTTCGCTATCAAAGACCAAGATGGATACATATGGGTGCTGGGAAGAGCTGACGACGTTCTCAAAGTTGCAGGTCACAGAATCGGAACAGCAGAAATCGAATCGGCAATGATTAAACATCCAGCCGTAGCAGAATCGGCATGTGTCGGCAAAGAAGATCCAGTAAAAGGGCAAACACCATTTATTTTCACAGTGCTCAAACAAGGATATTCTCCAAGCCAAGAACTTGCAAACGAGCTAAAAATGCATTTAAGAAGCACTATTGGTCCACTCGTAGCATCAGACACCACAATAGCCTTTGTCGACTCCGTTCCCAAAACAAGAAGCGGCAAGATCATGAGACGTTTATTAAAAGCGATAATTGCAGGAGCAACTCTCGGAGACGTCAGCACATTAGAAGATGGAGTAGCAGTGGAAGAAGCAAAGAAAGCCTATGAATCGGTAAAAGCAGCTCTCGAACGCAAATGA